The following nucleotide sequence is from Oscillospiraceae bacterium.
AACGCAAGCGAGATGTTCTCGACCAAGACCAACGATCCTTCCTCTGCCCGACCGATCGGGACTAACAGCACGCTGAATGCTGTACCACAAAAGGGTAACCCGCCCCATACAGGAGCGTTTACCATATATCTTGCCGGTGTCGATTGCTTTGAGGCTCCACCCGTTCCCATTCCGAACACGGTAGTTAAGCTCACGGTCGCTCAAAATACTTGGCTGGTAACGGCCTGGGAAAATAGGTGACGCCGGCACAGAAACGATGGAAAACAGCTTGAATAAAGCTGTTTTTGTCGTTTATCGAGACCGCTGATACGGTTTGTACTTAAAAAGAGTATACTGTAGGCGGTACGGGCTCTTAGCTCAGTTGGTTAGAGCTACCGGCTCATAACCGGTTGGTCCCGGGTTCGAGTCCCTGAGAGCCCACCAAGAAAAACACTTGCTTTCGCAAGTGTTTTTTCAGTTATATTCGTCCCTTTGGGACGAGTGATATTTACTTTGTAAGTGAAATTCGGCTGCGCCGAGTGATATTGTCTGCGGACAGTTGGGAAGGGACGAATATAATATCACTGCGAAGCAATATCACTGTTCGCTAAGTGAACAATATCACTGCGAGGAATTCGAGTAATTTCACTTAAAATTTCAAATACGCTTTGGTGTGTTTTTCCGTTAATAGCTCTTTCTGTAAAAGATACAGATGTATTATTTAGATTACTTGTTATGAGGTCTTCTACATTATATAATAAATTATCATCGCAAAGATTGAAGATTGGGGAAACAGAATGAGCGAAAGCTTGAAGGTAAAATTAGATAATGAATACGGAATTAAGTTAATTTCGTTAAATGCGGTTCCAGCAGGGTGGTCGGCAGAAGCGTGGAGAGTGAGTGCCGAGGACAGCGAGTATTTTTTGAAAGTGTATGACAAACAAAAGCGCTCGATAAAATGCTGGATAGAGCGTATTGATAAATACATGCCGGTGGTACTTTGGCTGTCTCAGAATACCGTACTTACGAAAAACATGGTCGCACCGTTGTTGACGAAAAACGGCACGTATAAATGGGAAGACGATGAATTTTTATACCTTGTGTTTCCCTATATTGACGGAAAGACTATCGAGGGAGAAGAATTAAGTTCGGGGCAGATACGCGAACTGGCGAAAACGATTGCTCATTTACATAGTTATGGGGCGGAGATACCGGTTCCAACAGAGGGTATGAAAGAGACATTTGACGTTTCGTTTTGCATGGAATTGACAGAGTGGTTGGTAAATTCGGAACTGAAAGAGCTGCTCGCACAATATACTGAGACGATTAGCAATTTTGCGGGAGAACTCGAAAAAAGAGCTTTTCAATTACGGAAAGCGGATTTGAAGTTTGTGCTTTGCCATACAGATATCCATGGGTGGAATTTGATGCAAACGGACAAGCTTATTTTGATCGACTGGGAAGGGCTGAAGCTCGCGCCGCCCGAAGCCGATCTGTTTTCGTTCACCGAAACCTTCTTTTTCGGATATGCATGGGAGGAATTCTTGAATGAATACCGTGATGTACATCCGGATTTTAAATTTGATCCGGAAGTGATGCGATTTTACCGGCTGCGTCGTCGGATAGAGGATATTCACGCTTTTGCTAAGAGCGTTTTGTTCGATGGGCTTACAAAAGAGGAAAAAGATCGGGCGATGTGGTATTTGAATCGTGAATGCGGGTTTTTATGTGATATGTGAGTAAAAATACGAAACCGCTTCAAAAAGAAGCGGTTTGTTTATCTTATTTCATCCTGATAATACTACATAAAGCTGATTATACTTGATTAATGCTCCTGAGTTTTTATAAACGCTTCGACTTCGGCAAGGGTCGGAATAGAGTCTATGACACCGAATTTGGTCACCGAGAGGGCAGCGGCATGGCTTGCAAGGAGTATGGATTCCTCGATAGACTTATCCTGTGCAATGCTCGCCATCAGCGCGCCGCTGAAACAATCACCGGCGCCTGTGGTATCGACTGCGTTTACCTTTGGCGTATTAAAAAACTTGCCGCCGTTCTTAGTCACGAGCACAGAACCCTCGCTGCCGAGTGTGATGATGGCGACTTGGACGCCTCTGTCCAAAAACCATTTGCCCGCTTTGCAAGCCGATTCGAAATCGCTCACGGGGATACCGGTCAGAGCTTTTGCCTCGTGTTCGTTTGGCTTGATGCAATTGATGTATTGATAGAGGTCTTGCGGAAGAGCGAACGCCGGAGCAGGATCGAGCAGTGTTTTAACGCCCAGTCCCGAAACTTTTTTCAAACCGTAGGCGACGACTTCCGGCTGGTTTTCCAGTTGAAACCCGACGATTCCGGAGTCGCACAGAACATCCAAGGAGGCATCAATATCCGCCTTTGAAAGGTTATAATTTGCTCCGGGTACGACTGTGATTTGGTTGCGGCCGTTCTCGTCCACCATGATCACGCTTAGGCCGGTGCGGGCGCATTCGTCAATGACCATGCGGCTTCTGTCAATGTCCAGACGGTCATACATCGCAAGCGCGTCTTGCCCGTTATGATCGGCACCGATCCGTCCGATAAATCGGGTTTTTGCGCCCATTTTCGAAGCCGCGACGGCTTGATTGGAGCCCTTACCGCCGCTGCTTTCACTGTAGGACTGCGCGATAACGGTCTCGCCTTCATGCGGCAGCGCTTTGCATTTTAAGGACTGGTCGAGATTATAACTGCCGACGACGGTGACGGGTTTATACATAAAAGTACCTCCGTGATCTGATCGGAATTAGGAGAAAGTGTAGCACAGATCGGTGAGATGTTCAAGCACCGCACGGTTGCCGGATGGGTTTAATACAAGTTTGCTTTTATCATTGATAGCGGAAGAAGCATTTGAATGATATCGGAATTTGTAGTATTATAAAACTAAATTTAAATAGGGGGAAGAAAGGCATGAAATGTCCGCGCTGCGGCAGTTTGAACCTACTTGTAACCACCGAGCAGTTGAGCGCAAAGACCCGCGAGAGAGCACCTGGCTGCCTTTGGAGCATCGGGCGGGCGTTGTTAATTATATGTACATGCGGGCTTTGGCTGCTGGTCGGAAGACGCAGAGGGACAGCCAAGACCAAATTCAAGAATCAGACCGTCGCCATTTGCCAGAGCTG
It contains:
- a CDS encoding aminoglycoside phosphotransferase family protein — its product is MKVKLDNEYGIKLISLNAVPAGWSAEAWRVSAEDSEYFLKVYDKQKRSIKCWIERIDKYMPVVLWLSQNTVLTKNMVAPLLTKNGTYKWEDDEFLYLVFPYIDGKTIEGEELSSGQIRELAKTIAHLHSYGAEIPVPTEGMKETFDVSFCMELTEWLVNSELKELLAQYTETISNFAGELEKRAFQLRKADLKFVLCHTDIHGWNLMQTDKLILIDWEGLKLAPPEADLFSFTETFFFGYAWEEFLNEYRDVHPDFKFDPEVMRFYRLRRRIEDIHAFAKSVLFDGLTKEEKDRAMWYLNRECGFLCDM
- the rbsK gene encoding ribokinase, coding for MYKPVTVVGSYNLDQSLKCKALPHEGETVIAQSYSESSGGKGSNQAVAASKMGAKTRFIGRIGADHNGQDALAMYDRLDIDRSRMVIDECARTGLSVIMVDENGRNQITVVPGANYNLSKADIDASLDVLCDSGIVGFQLENQPEVVAYGLKKVSGLGVKTLLDPAPAFALPQDLYQYINCIKPNEHEAKALTGIPVSDFESACKAGKWFLDRGVQVAIITLGSEGSVLVTKNGGKFFNTPKVNAVDTTGAGDCFSGALMASIAQDKSIEESILLASHAAALSVTKFGVIDSIPTLAEVEAFIKTQEH